From Myxococcaceae bacterium JPH2, the proteins below share one genomic window:
- a CDS encoding EamA family transporter, with product MRSFAMVASGAILWGCWSLFLRSTGLTGEQIALLALLAMSLPAPFLLRREPLRDRRATLALAAVGLADAGNTALFFAAVQRGPVAVAVLSHYLAPLLVALAAPWVLREPRSVRALVAGPVTLLGLGMLMVRPGGGFSAMTAALGAGSALFYGVIILGSKEATRAWSPLAITSLHAPLSMVALLCVFGRGALPPALDVNVARVLAGGLVCGLGGSILFNAGLRRVPTAAAGALTYLEPLTAALLGWACFQEALTPVGVVGGVLVLAAGVWVAAGSREPSTSPAPAPAP from the coding sequence GTGCGGTCCTTCGCCATGGTCGCGTCCGGCGCCATCCTCTGGGGGTGCTGGTCGCTGTTCCTCCGTTCCACGGGCCTCACCGGAGAGCAGATCGCGCTCCTCGCGCTGCTGGCCATGTCGCTGCCGGCCCCCTTCCTCCTGCGGCGCGAGCCCCTGCGAGACCGACGCGCCACGCTGGCGCTCGCGGCGGTGGGACTGGCGGACGCGGGCAACACGGCCCTCTTCTTCGCCGCGGTCCAGCGCGGGCCCGTGGCGGTGGCGGTGCTGTCGCACTATCTGGCGCCGCTGCTCGTGGCGCTCGCGGCCCCGTGGGTGCTGCGCGAGCCCCGCTCGGTCCGCGCGCTGGTGGCGGGGCCCGTGACGCTGCTGGGACTTGGGATGCTCATGGTGCGTCCCGGGGGCGGCTTCTCCGCGATGACGGCGGCCCTGGGCGCGGGCAGCGCGCTCTTCTACGGAGTCATCATCCTGGGCAGCAAGGAGGCCACGCGCGCGTGGTCTCCCCTGGCCATCACCTCGCTGCACGCGCCACTGTCCATGGTGGCGCTGCTCTGCGTCTTCGGGCGCGGCGCCCTGCCTCCGGCGCTGGATGTGAACGTCGCGCGCGTGCTGGCCGGAGGCCTGGTGTGCGGCCTGGGTGGCAGCATCCTGTTCAACGCGGGACTGCGCCGCGTGCCCACCGCCGCGGCCGGAGCGCTGACGTACCTGGAACCCCTCACCGCGGCCCTGCTCGGCTGGGCGTGCTTCCAAGAGGCCCTGACGCCGGTGGGCGTGGTGGGCGGAGTCCTCGTGCTGGCCGCGGGCGTGTGGGTTGCCGCCGGGTCGCGCGAGCCCTCGACGTCGCCGGCCCCGGCCCCCGCACCGTAA